The following nucleotide sequence is from Verrucomicrobiota bacterium.
CGAGCGTGAGCGGGTCGGGCAGCGTGAACGCGCCCACCTTGGACTCGTCGTAGTTGAAGCCCGCCGGCTGCGCGAGTGCGGGGATGGCGGCGGCAAGGGGGAGCAGCGCGGACCGGAGAAGCGAGTTCATGGTGCGAGCATGACGCCCGGATGCGGGTGTGGCAACGGCAAGGTGCGGCACCGGCGGGCGGTGCGCGCTATTTGAAATCCGGCGTCACGCGCGCCTCGGTGGAGAGCTTCCACGTGTGGCCTGTCGGCGAGACGAGTTCCACCTCGGCCAGATAGGCGCGGAAGCCCTTTTCGGGCGCGGAAACCTCGGCCGTCGCACTCGCGCTGCCGGGTTTCACTTCGAGGTCTCGGCTGTTCCACTGATCGTCACGAAAGTCCCGGTCCGCGCTCGTCGCGGTCCACAGGCGGATGGACTTCGCGGCCTGCGAGCATTTCACGGTCACGTTCACCTTGCCGTCGCCGTTGAATTTCCAGTCGAGCGTGGGCAGCGGTTTCTTGTCGGCGATGAGCTGGAAGAAGGACGCGAGCGTGTTCGCCGCGTCGGCGCCGCCGTTCAAGTTGTGGCCGGCGTTCGGGGTTTGATAAATCAGCTTCGGCCCGGGCAGGTCGTGAAAGTAGTGGCGCAGCGCATCCACGGTCCAGTAGCGGTCGTTGGTGCCGAGGAGGATGAGCTTGGGCATCGTGTAACGCGCGCGGTAGCTGAACGGGTCCACCCAGCCGCGGATTTCCTTCATGCGCGCGTCCTCCATGCGGTCCACGAGGCCGAGGTCGGTGTAGTCGCGGATTTGCTCGGACTGCTTGCCGTAACACTTCAACGTCCAGTCGGTCTGCACTTTCATGTTGAGCATGTCGATGACCATCGGGGCGATGGCCTTGACGCGCGCGTCCACGGCCGCGGTGAGCCACGTGGTCCAGCCGCGCTTGCTTGCGCCGCTCACAACGAACGAGTCCACGGCCTGCTTGTGCTCCTGCTTCGCCCACGCGGCGACGGCATCCATCGCGCGGACGGCGGATTTCGCCATCGGGAAGAGCAGCGGCCACGAGTCGTCGCCGTCCTTGAGGTAATTGTCGAAGGTGAAGGCGATGAGGGCGTCCTCCTTGCGGCCGTCGTAAAGCGGCTGGTTGGGCACGCGCGTGACGCAGGCGGCGATGGCGCCCGCGCGTTCGGCCCAGAGTTGCAGCATCGGCAGGTTGCGCTTGCCGTCGCCGTCGCCCGTGACGAACACGAGCGCGATGTGCGGGTTGCGGACGTCCTTCGCGCGGACGATCTGCATGTGGTGCGTCCAGACATGGCCGCGCCAAGTCTGCGAAGTCATCTCGACGTGCGCGGCGGTCTGGCCGTTGTCGAGCGCGCGCGTCTCGCGGATGGACCAGTTGAAGGTGTTGTCGGGCGCGGCGACGTACTTCTCGAGCGCGCCGGGCGCGGCCGCAGCAACGGGGGCGACCAAGAACAGGAGCGCAAGAAATTGCGACCTTAGGCTTGGCGACAGAGGCGACTCGGGGCGTGCGTGCAGGAGAAACATGGCGGGATAGCACCTGTTTTGAGGCATGGCGTCAAGGCTTAAAGCCTCGCTCGAGCCGCTTTAGGATCGTCCGAGTATGTTGGGCGACAATGGTTTAGGCTAAGTCTCCTGGGTGGATTCGGCCTGACTCTTGCCGGGTTTTACCTGTTGACGGTGCCGATGCCGCATCCCTACTCTCTCGGCGACCGCTTGGGTCCGTGGTGGGCCCGATCGGGATATTTTTATGGCTGAAGGCTACTGCGTCAAATGCAAGGCGAAGAAGGAAATCTCCAACGGCGTTGAGGAGACGATGAAGAACGGCCGCAAGGCGATCAAGGGCAAGTGCCCGACGTGCAACACGGTCATGTTCAAAATC
It contains:
- a CDS encoding PhoPQ-activated pathogenicity-like protein PqaA type, producing the protein MFLLHARPESPLSPSLRSQFLALLFLVAPVAAAAPGALEKYVAAPDNTFNWSIRETRALDNGQTAAHVEMTSQTWRGHVWTHHMQIVRAKDVRNPHIALVFVTGDGDGKRNLPMLQLWAERAGAIAACVTRVPNQPLYDGRKEDALIAFTFDNYLKDGDDSWPLLFPMAKSAVRAMDAVAAWAKQEHKQAVDSFVVSGASKRGWTTWLTAAVDARVKAIAPMVIDMLNMKVQTDWTLKCYGKQSEQIRDYTDLGLVDRMEDARMKEIRGWVDPFSYRARYTMPKLILLGTNDRYWTVDALRHYFHDLPGPKLIYQTPNAGHNLNGGADAANTLASFFQLIADKKPLPTLDWKFNGDGKVNVTVKCSQAAKSIRLWTATSADRDFRDDQWNSRDLEVKPGSASATAEVSAPEKGFRAYLAEVELVSPTGHTWKLSTEARVTPDFK